A portion of the Stigmatella aurantiaca DW4/3-1 genome contains these proteins:
- a CDS encoding serine/threonine-protein kinase: MGEIYLARLEGAQGFEKLCVIKRILPQLAADTEFVERFVGEARVLVKLSHGSIAQVLDMGLHEGDAYMALEYVDGKDLRKVAGRVRDRQSPLPLTFVLYVMARVLDALAYAHRKRDDDEKEINLVHRDISPQNILISYEGEVKVIDFGLAKSRLSAAKTNPSIILGKFLYMSPEQARHQQVDRRSDLYAVGLCLYELISGKNPFDNVSPGELMTAVAQPRIAPLSEVEPMTPPQVAQVVMKALAVDPAQRFQSAEEFRGKLTSCLQEIDQAAGPETVSRFMRELFAVEYQGERKLLAQLKEVPRMAEPPARPAIPSEPGLARAPNPALPPRTIRLDGPVEPLSFQPTPRSREGVPVDEGETRPGVVLDESTRPAVSLDETTAERPLPPVELRMSPPPPPPPEVESVAPGGGLSAGPPVFSPPPVPRAPEPPRFGGGPSPGGSPPRPGEPPRASPGSAARPAGSSVPGTASSGTPAYVSLAMEMSRAMMPQASARPAPPEEAPTVPDAAPAAPSFPGDLPPVPSSESRSLPPPVAAVSRAPVAPAPVEQSRRGIDDTHPSYQMLTPARSDDTHPRVVLDEAAFKDEEREDEEPSRVIVGNMDEGAPAPVRPKTATTSQRTRVSTTGMPSVPRTGAPRSGSVRAVTSESALAAFKEEGGSRDPREETRRTAMPPPPAEPPRRIHREDTRRTAVSQRPRKASWLRLAVGLGLPLLVVGGVLVALPRLKPLIQEMLQDPVNPAPPAIPLSPGRSASPPKAVTSPPPPSAPPPSEAAAPGEAAPSHAAAAPSPTEPPPAEDKGPETAAAAPPPAANPGLTAVEVAESEMFVPLTPGPPEPAAATSKRTVKGAGAVKKAARKEVLDLQRDWAQTRGAFTRLTHEHSCESPRIGILCNRFENLQNDLLELGDAYDKRTHERVKDLRKVIQQAMN; this comes from the coding sequence ATGGGAGAAATCTACCTGGCGCGTCTGGAGGGGGCGCAGGGCTTCGAGAAGCTCTGTGTCATCAAGCGCATCCTCCCCCAGCTCGCGGCGGACACGGAGTTCGTCGAGCGCTTCGTGGGTGAGGCCCGGGTCCTGGTGAAGCTCAGCCATGGCTCCATCGCCCAGGTGCTCGACATGGGGCTGCACGAGGGCGATGCGTACATGGCCCTCGAGTACGTGGACGGCAAGGACCTGCGCAAGGTGGCCGGGCGGGTGAGGGACCGCCAGTCCCCGCTGCCGCTGACCTTCGTGCTGTACGTCATGGCCCGGGTGCTGGACGCGCTGGCGTATGCGCACCGCAAGCGGGACGACGACGAGAAGGAGATCAACCTCGTCCACCGGGACATCTCCCCGCAGAACATCCTCATCTCCTACGAGGGGGAGGTGAAGGTGATCGACTTCGGTCTGGCCAAGAGCCGGCTGTCGGCGGCGAAGACCAACCCGAGCATCATCCTGGGCAAGTTCCTCTATATGTCGCCGGAGCAGGCGCGGCACCAGCAGGTGGACCGCCGAAGCGACCTGTACGCCGTGGGGCTGTGCCTCTACGAGCTCATCTCCGGCAAGAACCCCTTCGACAACGTCTCCCCTGGCGAGCTGATGACGGCGGTGGCCCAGCCCCGCATCGCGCCGCTGAGCGAAGTGGAGCCGATGACGCCCCCGCAGGTGGCGCAGGTGGTGATGAAGGCGCTGGCGGTGGATCCGGCCCAGCGCTTCCAGTCGGCCGAGGAGTTTCGCGGCAAGCTGACGAGCTGCTTGCAGGAGATTGATCAGGCCGCGGGCCCGGAGACCGTCAGCCGCTTCATGCGGGAGCTGTTCGCCGTCGAGTACCAGGGCGAGCGCAAGCTGCTGGCGCAGCTCAAGGAAGTGCCCCGGATGGCCGAGCCCCCGGCGCGCCCCGCCATTCCCTCGGAGCCGGGCCTGGCGCGGGCGCCCAATCCCGCCCTGCCTCCTCGGACGATCCGGCTGGATGGGCCCGTCGAGCCGCTCTCGTTCCAGCCCACGCCCCGGAGCCGCGAGGGCGTTCCCGTGGACGAAGGGGAGACCCGGCCCGGGGTGGTGCTGGACGAGTCCACCCGTCCGGCCGTCTCCCTGGACGAGACGACCGCCGAGCGTCCCCTGCCCCCGGTGGAACTGCGGATGTCGCCCCCCCCGCCGCCGCCTCCCGAGGTGGAGAGCGTGGCTCCCGGAGGGGGGCTGTCGGCGGGTCCTCCTGTCTTCTCGCCGCCGCCGGTTCCGCGCGCGCCGGAGCCTCCCCGGTTCGGGGGGGGACCGTCCCCCGGGGGCTCACCGCCCAGGCCGGGGGAGCCTCCGCGAGCCTCTCCTGGGTCCGCGGCACGGCCGGCGGGGAGTTCGGTCCCTGGAACGGCCTCGTCTGGCACGCCGGCCTACGTCTCCCTGGCGATGGAGATGAGCCGCGCCATGATGCCGCAGGCGTCCGCCCGTCCCGCGCCTCCCGAGGAAGCTCCCACGGTCCCCGATGCCGCGCCGGCGGCGCCCTCATTCCCAGGAGATCTTCCGCCCGTCCCTTCGTCCGAGTCCCGGAGCCTGCCCCCGCCCGTTGCGGCCGTCTCGCGCGCCCCCGTGGCCCCTGCTCCGGTGGAGCAGAGCCGGCGCGGCATAGACGACACGCACCCGAGCTACCAGATGCTCACCCCGGCCCGGAGCGATGACACCCATCCTCGCGTCGTGCTGGACGAGGCCGCCTTCAAGGATGAAGAGCGGGAGGACGAGGAGCCCTCACGGGTCATCGTCGGCAACATGGACGAAGGGGCGCCCGCGCCGGTCCGGCCGAAGACGGCGACCACCTCGCAGCGCACGCGCGTGTCCACGACGGGCATGCCCTCGGTTCCCCGGACCGGGGCCCCGCGCAGCGGCTCCGTGCGGGCCGTCACGTCCGAGTCCGCGCTCGCCGCTTTCAAGGAGGAGGGGGGAAGCCGGGATCCGCGCGAGGAGACGCGCCGGACGGCCATGCCTCCCCCGCCGGCGGAGCCTCCCCGCCGCATCCACCGCGAGGACACCCGGCGCACGGCCGTGTCGCAGCGCCCCCGGAAGGCTTCATGGCTCCGGCTTGCCGTGGGGCTGGGACTGCCGCTGCTGGTGGTGGGTGGGGTGCTGGTGGCGCTTCCCCGGCTGAAGCCCCTGATCCAAGAGATGTTGCAGGATCCGGTGAACCCCGCGCCTCCCGCGATTCCCCTGAGCCCGGGGCGTTCTGCCTCCCCGCCGAAGGCGGTCACCTCTCCGCCTCCGCCTTCCGCCCCGCCTCCGTCCGAAGCGGCTGCCCCCGGAGAGGCGGCCCCGTCCCACGCGGCGGCGGCGCCTTCGCCCACCGAGCCCCCTCCGGCCGAGGACAAGGGGCCCGAGACGGCCGCCGCGGCCCCCCCTCCCGCCGCGAACCCAGGGCTGACCGCGGTGGAGGTGGCGGAGAGCGAGATGTTCGTCCCCCTGACACCCGGGCCTCCCGAGCCCGCGGCGGCCACGTCCAAGAGAACCGTGAAGGGCGCTGGGGCCGTGAAGAAGGCGGCGCGCAAGGAGGTCCTGGATCTCCAGCGGGACTGGGCCCAGACGCGCGGCGCCTTCACGCGGCTCACCCATGAGCATTCGTGCGAGAGCCCCCGGATTGGCATCCTCTGCAACCGCTTCGAGAACTTGCAGAATGATCTGCTGGAG